One Brassica oleracea var. oleracea cultivar TO1000 chromosome C7, BOL, whole genome shotgun sequence genomic window carries:
- the LOC106305672 gene encoding COBRA-like protein 5, translating into MESLFSAMIVLLLVSFSCFTSSEALTSSNGNITIKWDLMTWTPDGYVAVVSAYNYQKQRSIPSPGWKMSWGWTRKEVIWSMVGARTTKQGDCSMFKGNIPHSCINKPTVVDLPPKTPYNQQIANCCKGGVLKPGLESAFQISVGKAGTTVKTVRMPVNFMFTAPKQQYLCGPTKNVRPTTFISADKRRMTRALMTWNIICVFNKAT; encoded by the exons ATGGAGTCTCTCTTCTCTGCCATGATCGTTCTGCTCCTCGTTTCCTTTTCATGCTTCACTTCTTCAG AAGCTCTCACAAGCAGCAACGGAAACATCACAATCAAATGGGATCTCATGACCTGGACACCTGATGGCTACGTT GCTGTGGTTTCAGCCTACAATTACCAGAAACAACGCTCAATTCCTTCACCGGGATGGAAAATGAGCTGGGGATGGACCAGAAAAGAGGTGATCTGGAGCATGGTCGGTGCACGAACCACAAAGCAAGGAGATTGTTCCATGTTCAAAGGAAACATCCCTCATTCCTGCATAAATAAACCAACAGTTGTAGACTTGCCTCCTAAAACTCCCTACAACCAGCAGATTGCTAACTGCTGCAAAGGCGGTGTCTTGAAACCCGGTTTAGAAAGTGCATTTCAGATATCCGTTGGTAAAGCTGGTACAACGGTTAAGACTGTTAGGATGCCGGTAAACTTCATGTTCACAGCACCTAAACAACAGTATCTTTGTGGACCTACTAAGAACGTTAGACCCACGACGTTTATAAGCGCTGACAAAAGGAGAATGACTAGAGCACTGA TGACCTGGAACATTATTTGCGTCTTCAACAA
- the LOC106305669 gene encoding pentatricopeptide repeat-containing protein PNM1, mitochondrial — protein sequence MPPPLPSLQLRRLLLRTFTTPLQSHSRIIPPTTSFPHPPPPRFPLFPSRLFSSETNASDPQTPDPTQIALSFSKELTGTPEADPQSISQRFHLSFSHITPTRDLILQTLNLSPEAGRAALGFNDWLDSNAAFSHDDETVSLFVDYFGRRKDFKGMHEIIAKYKGVAGAKTLDSAVDRLVRAGRAKQAVEFFERMEIEYGLKRDRESLTLVVKKLCEKGHASFAEKMVKSTANEIFPDEKICDLLISGWCAAEKLDEATRFAGEMARGGFEIGTLAYNVILDCVCKLCRKKDPFRLQSEVEKVLLEMETRGVPRNTKTFNVLINNLCKIRRTEEAMELFGRMSEWGCQPDAETYLVLIRSLYQAARIGEGDEMIDKMKSAGYGKALDKKEYYGFLKILCGIERLEHAMSVFKNMKADGCKPGIKTYDLLMGKMCANNQLTRANGLYKEAARRGVAVSPKEYRVDPRFLKKKSKEVDSNVKKRETLPEKTARKRRRLKQINMSFVKKPHNKMRRRM from the coding sequence ATGCCGCCGCCGTTACCGTCTCTGCAACTCCGGCGACTCCTCCTCCGCACCTTCACCACTCCTCTCCAATCACACTCCCGCATCATCCCCCCCACCACGTCATTTCCCCACCCTCCCCCTCCCAGGTTCCCTCTATTCCCTTCCAGACTCTTCTCATCCGAAACCAATGCGTCGGATCCACAAACTCCAGACCCGACTCAGATCGCTCTCTCCTTCTCCAAGGAGCTCACCGGAACCCCCGAAGCCGATCCCCAGTCCATCTCCCAGAGGTTCCACCTCAGCTTCTCCCACATCACTCCAACTCGCGATCTGATCCTCCAAACGCTCAACCTCTCCCCCGAAGCCGGCCGCGCCGCTCTAGGGTTCAACGACTGGCTCGACTCCAACGCCGCCTTCTCCCACGACGACGAAACCGTCTCCTTGTTCGTCGATTACTTCGGCCGTCGCAAGGATTTCAAAGGGATGCACGAGATCATCGCAAAATACAAAGGCGTCGCCGGAGCCAAGACGCTGGACTCCGCCGTCGACAGGCTCGTCCGCGCGGGCCGAGCCAAGCAGGCCGTCGAGTTCTTCGAGAGGATGGAGATCGAGTACGGGTTGAAACGAGACAGAGAGTCGCTCACCTTGGTGGTGAAGAAGCTCTGCGAGAAAGGACACGCGAGTTTCGCCGAGAAGATGGTGAAGAGCACGGCTAACGAGATCTTCCCCGACGAAAAGATCTGCGATCTGTTGATCAGCGGCTGGTGCGCCGCCGAGAAGCTCGACGAGGCGACGAGATTCGCCGGCGAGATGGCGAGAGGAGGGTTCGAGATAGGTACGTTGGCTTACAACGTGATTCTTGATTGTGTGTGTAAGCTTTGTAGGAAGAAAGATCCGTTTAGGCTCCAGTCCGAAGTCGAGAAGGTCTTGCTCGAGATGGAGACACGTGGCGTTCCGAGAAATACAAAGACTTTCAATGTGTTGATTAACAATCTCTGTAAGATCAGGAGAACCGAAGAGGCGATGGAGTTGTTTGGTAGAATGAGTGAATGGGGTTGTCAGCCGGATGCTGAGACTTATCTTGTTTTGATAAGGAGTTTGTATCAGGCGGCTAGGATCGGAGAAGGAGATGAAATGATTGATAAGATGAAGTCGGCTGGGTACGGCAAGGCTTTGGATAAGAAAGAGTATTACGGGTTTTTGAAGATACTGTGTGGGATTGAGAGGCTTGAGCATGCGATGAGTGTGTTCAAGAACATGAAGGCTGATGGGTGTAAGCCTGGGATCAAGACTTATGATTTGTTGATGGGGAAGATGTGTGCGAATAACCAGCTGACTAGAGCTAATGGTTTGTACAAAGAAGCGGCGAGGAGAGGTGTTGCGGTTAGTCCCAAGGAGTACAGAGTTGATCCGAGGTTTTTGAAGAAGAAGAGTAAGGAGGTTGATAGCAATGTGAAGAAGAGGGAGACTTTGCCTGAGAAGACCGCGAGGAAGAGGAGAAGGCTCAAGCAGATCAACATGAGTTTTGTTAAGAAACCGCATAATAAGATGAGGAGGAGAATGTGA
- the LOC106305670 gene encoding pollen-specific leucine-rich repeat extensin-like protein 1, translating to MYTSGSSNPAPGNCPPNEIHLPPRVQQAYMYPPSPASSQQYHSHLPPVSMLPPPPPLPPGATPPSQAFPNPFHPPPSFLPLSFPLKSLEPPGMPLPPPPPSSSQLFADTACANPESATHVSVSLDGRALDLEQPVVEDAGSSSPHEKKAEHGSPLYDDPDIEMEDDITLPESSYPSQPLNYGSETNTLTGTTLPVSKSDTQIHQDVDDGSTQASSSPYSGRAKIVPVGDMYDPFVDSFEPASVKLDCLQEHEPVSDSYTVPKASISSNTPLNLEENNQGVVDKQAPSESDMTARVSVSSNKPPDVEENTTGNDIGAVVSEDNDEFGENAGEGNSHETLTPNSNNENPKATNSAREGDITRKKSRGDAKEKDSSRSMKLFKVALTKFVKELLKPSWRQGNMSKEAFKTIVKRAVDKVSNSMEGRRVPKSKAKIDKYIDSSRDKLTKLVMGYVDKYVKA from the exons ATGTACACTAGTGGAAGCTCTAATCCTGCGCCAGGAAACTGCCCTCCTAACGAGATCCATCTGCCTCCTCGGGTTCAGCAAGCCTATATGTATCCGCCGTCTCCTGCTTCCTCACAGCAGTATCACTCTCATCTTCCACCTGTTTCAATGCTGCCGCCTCCACCACCGTTACCTCCTGGTGCCACACCACCCTCACAAGCATTCCCTAATCCGTTTCATCCGCCACCAAGCTTCCTCCCACTTTCTTTTCCTCTGAAGAGTTTGGAACCTCCTGGGATGCCTCTTCCTCCTCCTCCTCCATCTTCATCCCAACTCTTTGCAGACACCGCTTGTGCTAACCCTGAATCTGCAACGCATGTAAGCGTGTCTTTAGATGGCAGAGCTCTTGACCTTGAACAACCTGTTGTTGAAGACGCTGGATCTTCTTCACCACATGAGAAGAAGGCGGAGCATGGCTCTCCTTTATATGATGATCCTGACATTGAGATGGAAG ATGATATCACTCTGCCTGAGAGTAGTTACCCAAGCCAACCTCTCAACTACGGTTCTGAAACCAATACTCTCACAGGCACAACGCTTCCTGTTTCAAAGTCAGATACTCAAATACACCAAGATGTAGATGATGGTTCTACACAAGCTTCTTCCTCGCCTTACTCCGGAAGAGCCAAGATTGTTCCCGTCGGTGACATGTATGATCCTTTCGTAGACAGCTTTGAACCAGCATCTGTTAAACTAGATTGCCTTCAGGAGCATGAACCAGTCAGCGACTCTTACACTGTACCCAAGGCGAGCATTTCCTCAAACACCCCACTCAATTTGGAAGAAAACAACCAAGGTGTTGTTGATAAACAAGCTCCAAGTGAGTCGGACATGACAGCTCGTGTCAGTGTTTCCTCAAACAAACCACCTGACGTCGAAGAAAACACCACGGGAAACGATATCGGAGCGGTTGTCTCTGAAGATAACGATGAGTTTGGTGAGAATGCAGGAGAAGGTAACAGCCATGAGACCCTGACTCCAAACTCCAACAACGAGAATCCAAAGGCGACTAACAGTGCACGCGAAGGTGATATCACGAGGAAAAAGTCTCGAGGGGATGCAAAGGAGAAAGACTCATCGAGGTCCATGAAGCTTTTCAAGGTGGCGCTAACGAAGTTCGTGAAGGAGCTTCTGAAACCTTCGTGGAGGCAAGGGAATATGAGCAAAGAGGCGTTCAAGACTATTGTGAAGAGAGCCGTGGATAAAGTCTCCAACTCAATGGAAGGTCGTCGTGTGCCCAAGTCAAAAGCTAAGATCGATAAGTACATTGACAGTTCACGGGACAAGCTGACCAAACTCGTCATG GGCTATGTAGATAAGTATGTGAAAGCGTAG